A region of Gemmatimonadetes bacterium SCN 70-22 DNA encodes the following proteins:
- a CDS encoding amidohydrolase → MRAFPGLPRSLALACFAAALAPLSLGAQGKKGDPGAAVLAALDARFDHYAGVAKQIWGFAEVGYQEERSSALLQRELEGAGFSLEVGVAGEPTAFVASYGSGKPVIAIVGEFDALPGLSQEATPFKKAVAEGGAGHGCGHHLFGTASTAAAIAVKEWMVANKVPGTLRFYGTPAEEGGSGKVYMVRAGLFKDVDAVVSWHPGDRNGVDANSTLANISAKFRFRGISAHAAAAPDKGRSALDGVEAMTHMVNMMREHVPQDTRIHYIITAGGRAPNVVPDFAELFIYARQGDMRVLDEIWERIINASKGAALGTGTTVDHETIGAVYNILPNEVLSRVQQKNLERVGGVQYTADDRAFAEQLRKTLQGPVPPIDDAAKVFPFSGGSVDPASTDMGDVSWAVPTVQLSAATWVPGTPAHSWQAVAAGGTPIGAKGMMVAAKTMSLTAIDLFRDPSLLVKARAEFDQRRGADFVYKTRLDRDKPALDYRK, encoded by the coding sequence ATGCGCGCCTTCCCTGGCCTTCCCCGGTCGCTCGCCCTCGCCTGCTTCGCCGCCGCCCTCGCGCCGCTCTCGCTCGGCGCGCAGGGCAAGAAGGGTGATCCGGGCGCTGCCGTCCTCGCCGCCCTCGACGCGCGGTTCGACCACTACGCCGGCGTCGCCAAGCAGATCTGGGGCTTCGCCGAAGTCGGCTACCAGGAGGAGAGGTCGAGCGCCCTCCTCCAGCGGGAGCTCGAGGGGGCCGGCTTCTCGCTCGAGGTCGGCGTCGCCGGCGAGCCCACCGCCTTCGTCGCTTCCTACGGAAGTGGCAAACCCGTCATCGCCATCGTCGGCGAGTTCGACGCCCTTCCCGGGCTCTCGCAGGAGGCGACCCCGTTCAAGAAGGCGGTCGCCGAGGGCGGGGCGGGGCACGGGTGCGGGCATCACCTGTTCGGCACCGCCTCCACCGCGGCCGCGATCGCGGTCAAGGAGTGGATGGTGGCCAACAAGGTTCCGGGGACGCTCCGCTTCTACGGCACCCCCGCCGAAGAAGGGGGGAGCGGCAAGGTCTACATGGTGCGCGCCGGGCTGTTCAAGGATGTCGACGCCGTGGTGTCGTGGCATCCGGGCGACCGCAACGGCGTCGACGCCAACAGCACGCTGGCCAACATCTCGGCCAAGTTCCGCTTCCGCGGCATCTCGGCGCACGCGGCCGCGGCACCCGACAAGGGACGCTCCGCGCTCGATGGCGTCGAGGCGATGACGCACATGGTGAACATGATGCGCGAGCACGTCCCGCAGGACACGCGCATCCACTACATCATCACCGCCGGCGGGCGGGCACCGAACGTGGTCCCCGACTTCGCCGAGCTGTTCATCTACGCGCGCCAGGGCGACATGCGGGTGCTGGACGAGATCTGGGAGCGGATCATCAACGCCTCCAAGGGCGCCGCGCTCGGGACGGGGACGACGGTGGATCACGAGACCATCGGCGCGGTCTACAACATCCTTCCCAACGAGGTGCTGTCGAGGGTCCAGCAGAAGAACCTCGAGCGCGTGGGGGGCGTGCAGTACACGGCCGACGATCGGGCCTTCGCCGAGCAGCTGCGGAAGACGCTCCAGGGGCCGGTGCCGCCCATCGACGATGCGGCGAAGGTCTTCCCCTTCTCCGGGGGGAGCGTCGACCCGGCCAGCACCGACATGGGCGACGTGTCGTGGGCGGTGCCGACGGTGCAGCTCAGCGCCGCCACCTGGGTGCCGGGGACGCCGGCGCACTCGTGGCAGGCGGTTGCGGCTGGCGGCACGCCGATCGGCGCCAAGGGGATGATGGTCGCCGCCAAGACGATGTCGCTCACCGCCATCGACCTCTTCCGCGATCCGTCCCTCCTGGTGAAGGCCCGGGCCGAGTTCGACCAGCGGCGTGGCGCCGACTTCGTGTACAAGACGCGCCTCGACCGCGACAAGCCGGCGCTGGACTACCGGAAGTAG